One Mya arenaria isolate MELC-2E11 chromosome 5, ASM2691426v1 genomic window carries:
- the LOC128234908 gene encoding tetraspanin-19-like — MAKNPLSCGQQCTRVTLIALNVLFLLCGIALFVVGLVFRFGGNGLKEEIKPAFENIEINGYEFYDLVNSLAIIFIVAGAVVIVFSFLGFVGAACYVRGALVVYAVLICLALALELAGVILFFVLKNDFEKALKIGMQESIQKANEGDSDYRKGTEYLFESFECCHVSQERHNYTEGNSAQDVCNTASNTYQVDCYDAFTDWLKNYQGALVGVGIAVIIIELLCVILSCWLCRVITKRSSELV; from the exons ATGGCCAAGAACCCACTGAGCTGTGGGCAACAATGTACCAGGGTTACGCTCATCGCCTTGAACGTTCTGTTTCTG CTCTGCGGTATCGCTCTATTCGTGGTCGGTCTAGTATTCCGATTTGGAGGAAACGGTCTCAAGGAGGAGATTAAGCCAGCCTTCGAGAACATTGAGATCAATGGCTACGAGTTCTATGACCTCGTCAACAGCCTCGCCATCATCTTCATCGTCGCCGGCGCCGTCGTGATCGTGTTTTCGTTCCTTGGATTCGTCGGGGCAGCCTGTTATGTCCGTGGCGCCCTTGTAGTG TACGCGGTGCTGATATGCCTCGCCCTTGCCCTGGAGCTCGCTGGAGTCATTCTCTTCTTTGTCCTCAAAAACGAT tttgAGAAGGCATTGAAAATTGGCATGCAGGAATCCATACAGAAAGCGAACGAGGGAGACTCGGACTACCGGAAAGGAACAGAGTACCTTTTTGAAAGC ttCGAATGTTGTCACGTGTCCCAAGAGCGTCATAACTACACCGAGGGTAACTCTGCCCAGGATGTCTGCAATACCGCCAGCAACACATATCAAGTG GACTGCTATGACGCTTTTACGGATTGGCTGAAGAACTACCAGGGTGCCCTTGTTGGTGTTGGAATTGCTGTTATAATCATCGAA CTGCTGTGTGTCATACTGTCCTGCTGGCTGTGTAGAGTGATCACCAAGCGTAGTTCGGAGCTCGTCTAG